A window of the Arachis duranensis cultivar V14167 chromosome 5, aradu.V14167.gnm2.J7QH, whole genome shotgun sequence genome harbors these coding sequences:
- the LOC107488306 gene encoding uncharacterized protein LOC107488306, with protein MVTSNPYYTQVNGQVEAANKILIGLIKKHIRSKPRTWHETLSQVLWAYRNSPRGSTGTSPYKLVYGHDAVLPLEINLNTLRVSKQNDLLVDDYWNVMFDELNELNSEQILALENIIRQKESVARSYNRRIKEKSFKIGELVLKVILPMEKKIKISG; from the coding sequence ATGGTTACTTCGAATCCTTATTATACACAGGTTAATGGGCAAGTAGAAGCAGCGAATAAGATATTGATAGGCTTGATTAAAAAGCATATCAGGAGTAAGCCTCGAACATGGCATGAGACTTTAAGCCAAGTATTGTGGGCCTATCGAAACTCACCAAGAGGTTCGACAGGAACTTCACCTTATAAGTTGGTATATGGCCATGATGCGGTATTACCATtggaaattaatttgaatacttTAAGAGTATCGAAACAAAATGATTTGCTAGTTGATGACTATTGGAATGTAATGTTTGATGAGTTGAACGAATTAAATTCAGAGCAAATCTTGGCACTTGAGAATATAATTCGACAGAAAGAAAGTGTTGCTCGAAGTTATAATCGtcgaattaaagaaaaatctttCAAGATAGGTGAATTGGTGTTGAAAGTTATTTTACCgatggaaaaaaaaatcaagatttcTGGGTAA